Proteins encoded by one window of Bactrocera oleae isolate idBacOlea1 chromosome 4, idBacOlea1, whole genome shotgun sequence:
- the LOC106618047 gene encoding DNA ligase 1 isoform X2, which produces MGVWVFNKTLIALRNKYRIKQRIAFSMNLANYFIILIQLFCVASASLVQRSPYSLQGAVDELHHRDVGKYPLNSPPSQQYYFNGAFNTGTEQDYWNDDFQPTSVFREREVQKTPASITVPERSELTKEFLRDIEDAQELEREDRFKEALRNLWEKYQQQENDIEDNSLEEKKRIRMPPFYMLMQKKRSYPVLPWLPYSERKKRYPVAKRSTKTSYSENMNLGKTDEKVAKELSELFGSSSSAASDEKKKRSTDEQTQTSINDSLKVPTIRNGTLLVVPSKNENVTVLLDEHSLHHHSYENSHDSPHVGHTQKEHKHRKRSDRHGSHESHEEEEGSTESEERGEEEGEEDDEEEFEEEDLENRKKKRDLNIAKKFLRNDPFPSARITNPRQKKSIDWSTYFGIDRKKKYTKGPNEEEDDKKEQEKRKRELNIKEIKNMDRKLQSIEDFIIDETIKYTGAHEGIANPDEIRRLKDHVLSRLATAYSLEKMRRALEKMRKYVEADDHLQRNLIEPDDSSENGLEKRLSVKKEQATEPDIENNSLSSENDITKEINVKPMADKTDLKSRDISKNLRKLKKKFNGYVRYPELPNNFSDNDKDVGVGLYETLNDAYLGNKNYVIGSNQCPLIEAMAERCSGVELLSGDTNQDLLPICGVHQICYLCGTSQIACDYHYLAEVDSVCGNNNDCQVAARSILMILRGSQSQQLGPKECMKNSCLRSAMREIGL; this is translated from the exons atgggagtttgg GTATTCAACAAGACTTTAATAGCTCTCAGAAATAAGTACCGAATTAAGCAAAGAATTGCATTCAGCATGAATCttgctaattattttattattttaatacaactATTTTGTGTGGCAAGTGCTTCATTGGTTCAGCGGTCACCCTATTCCTTACAGGGAGCTGTGGACGAGTTACATCATCGGGATGTTGGAAAATATCCATTAAATTCACCACCTTCACAACAATACTACTTTAATGGTGCTTTCAACACTGGTACCGAACAAGATTACTGGAATGATG actTTCAACCCACTTCGGTATTTCGAGAACGTGAGGTTCAAAAGACTCCTGCAAGCATTACAGTTCCTGAGCGTTCTGAATTAACAAAAGAGTTCTTACGTGATATCGAAGATGCCCAAGAACTTGAACGCGAAGATCGCTTTAAAGAAGCATTGCGTAATCTATGGGAGAAATATCAACAGCAGGAGAATGATATTGAAGACAATAGCCTCGAAGAAAAAAAACGCATCCGAATGCCTCCCTTCTACATGCTAATGCAAAAGAAGCGCTCATATCCTGTACTTCCATGGTTACCCTATTCAGAACGTAAGAAACGTTATCCAGTCGCGAAACGTTCAACTAAAACGTCGTACAGTGAAAATATGAATTTGGGGAAAACTGATGAGAAGGTGGCCAAAGAGTTGAGCGAATTGTTTGGATCTTCTTCGTCTGCAGCAAGCGACGAAAAAAAGAAACGTTCCACTGATGAACAAACACAAACTTCTATCAATGATTCTCTTAAAGTGCCAACTATTAGAAATGGTACGCTATTGGTGGTTCCGtctaaaaatgaaaatgtaacggTATTGTTAGACGAACACAGCCTTCATCATCACAGTTATGAAAATAGTCACGATAGTCCCCATGTTGGCCATACACAAAAAGAACACAAGCACCGAAAACGCAGCGATCGTCATGGCTCTCATGAGAGTCATGAAGAGGAAGAGGGAAGCACTGAATCTGAAGAGCGAGGAGAGGAAGAAGGTGAAGAGGATGACGAAGAAG AATTCGAAGAAGAAGACCTAGAAAACCGTAAGAAAAAGCGAGATTTAAATATCGCAAAGAAATTTCTTCGAAATGACCCTTTTCCATCAGCACGCATAACTAATCCGAGGCAAAAAAAATCCATAGACTGGTCAACATATTTTGGGATAGATCGCAAAAAGAAATATACTAAGGGTCcaaa TGAGGAGGAAGATGATAAAAAGGAACAGGAAAAGAGAAAACgtgaattaaatattaaagaaataaaaaatatggatAGAAAATTACAATCGATTGAAGACTTCATCATCGATGAAACCATAAAATATACAGGAGCACATGAAG GTATAGCAAATCCTGATGAAATAAGGCGATTGAAGGACCATGTGCTTTCACGCTTAGCTACAGCATACAGTTTAGAAAAAATGCGCCGTGCTTTggaaaaaatgagaaaatatgtTGAAGCTGATGATCATTTACAGCGCAATCTCATCGAACCGGACGATAGTAGTGAAAATGGATTAGAAAAAAGATTATCTGTGAAGAAGGAACAGGCGACTGAACcagatatagaaaataatag TTTATCCTCGGAAAATGATATAACAAAGGAGATTAACGTGAAACCAATGGCAGATAAGACCGACTTAAAAAGTCGtgatatttcgaaaaatttaagaaaacttaaGAAGAAATTTAATGGTTATGTCCGTTATCCGGAGTTACCCAACAACTTTAGTGATAACGACAAGGATGTCGGTGTTGGACTTTATGAGACGTTAAATGATGCATATTTGGGCAATAAAAACTACGTGATTGGCTCGAATCAGTGTCCTTTAATTGAAGCAATGGCAGAACGTTGTAGTGGTGTAGAACTTCTAAGTGGGGATACCAATCAAGACCTCTTACCTATTTGTGGAGTACACCAGATCTGTTATTTATGT GGAACTTCGCAAATAGCTTGCGATTATCACTATTTGGCCGAGGTCGATTCCGTTTGTGGTAACAACAATGATTGTCAAGTGGCGGCTCGTTCAATATTGATGATATTGCGTGGCAGTCAAAGCCAGCAACTTGGACCAAAAGAATGTATGAAGAATTCGTGTTTACGCAGTGCCATGCGAGAGATTGGTTTGTAG
- the LOC106618047 gene encoding trichohyalin isoform X1 has translation MGVWVFNKTLIALRNKYRIKQRIAFSMNLANYFIILIQLFCVASASLVQRSPYSLQGAVDELHHRDVGKYPLNSPPSQQYYFNGAFNTGTEQDYWNDDFQPTSVFREREVQKTPASITVPERSELTKEFLRDIEDAQELEREDRFKEALRNLWEKYQQQENDIEDNSLEEKKRIRMPPFYMLMQKKRSYPVLPWLPYSERKKRYPVAKRSTKTSYSENMNLGKTDEKVAKELSELFGSSSSAASDEKKKRSTDEQTQTSINDSLKVPTIRNGTLLVVPSKNENVTVLLDEHSLHHHSYENSHDSPHVGHTQKEHKHRKRSDRHGSHESHEEEEGSTESEERGEEEGEEDDEEEFEEEDLENRKKKRDLNIAKKFLRNDPFPSARITNPRQKKSIDWSTYFGIDRKKKYTKGPNVSMYSSEEEDDKKEQEKRKRELNIKEIKNMDRKLQSIEDFIIDETIKYTGAHEGIANPDEIRRLKDHVLSRLATAYSLEKMRRALEKMRKYVEADDHLQRNLIEPDDSSENGLEKRLSVKKEQATEPDIENNSLSSENDITKEINVKPMADKTDLKSRDISKNLRKLKKKFNGYVRYPELPNNFSDNDKDVGVGLYETLNDAYLGNKNYVIGSNQCPLIEAMAERCSGVELLSGDTNQDLLPICGVHQICYLCGTSQIACDYHYLAEVDSVCGNNNDCQVAARSILMILRGSQSQQLGPKECMKNSCLRSAMREIGL, from the exons atgggagtttgg GTATTCAACAAGACTTTAATAGCTCTCAGAAATAAGTACCGAATTAAGCAAAGAATTGCATTCAGCATGAATCttgctaattattttattattttaatacaactATTTTGTGTGGCAAGTGCTTCATTGGTTCAGCGGTCACCCTATTCCTTACAGGGAGCTGTGGACGAGTTACATCATCGGGATGTTGGAAAATATCCATTAAATTCACCACCTTCACAACAATACTACTTTAATGGTGCTTTCAACACTGGTACCGAACAAGATTACTGGAATGATG actTTCAACCCACTTCGGTATTTCGAGAACGTGAGGTTCAAAAGACTCCTGCAAGCATTACAGTTCCTGAGCGTTCTGAATTAACAAAAGAGTTCTTACGTGATATCGAAGATGCCCAAGAACTTGAACGCGAAGATCGCTTTAAAGAAGCATTGCGTAATCTATGGGAGAAATATCAACAGCAGGAGAATGATATTGAAGACAATAGCCTCGAAGAAAAAAAACGCATCCGAATGCCTCCCTTCTACATGCTAATGCAAAAGAAGCGCTCATATCCTGTACTTCCATGGTTACCCTATTCAGAACGTAAGAAACGTTATCCAGTCGCGAAACGTTCAACTAAAACGTCGTACAGTGAAAATATGAATTTGGGGAAAACTGATGAGAAGGTGGCCAAAGAGTTGAGCGAATTGTTTGGATCTTCTTCGTCTGCAGCAAGCGACGAAAAAAAGAAACGTTCCACTGATGAACAAACACAAACTTCTATCAATGATTCTCTTAAAGTGCCAACTATTAGAAATGGTACGCTATTGGTGGTTCCGtctaaaaatgaaaatgtaacggTATTGTTAGACGAACACAGCCTTCATCATCACAGTTATGAAAATAGTCACGATAGTCCCCATGTTGGCCATACACAAAAAGAACACAAGCACCGAAAACGCAGCGATCGTCATGGCTCTCATGAGAGTCATGAAGAGGAAGAGGGAAGCACTGAATCTGAAGAGCGAGGAGAGGAAGAAGGTGAAGAGGATGACGAAGAAG AATTCGAAGAAGAAGACCTAGAAAACCGTAAGAAAAAGCGAGATTTAAATATCGCAAAGAAATTTCTTCGAAATGACCCTTTTCCATCAGCACGCATAACTAATCCGAGGCAAAAAAAATCCATAGACTGGTCAACATATTTTGGGATAGATCGCAAAAAGAAATATACTAAGGGTCcaaa TGTTTCTATGTATTCTAGTGAGGAGGAAGATGATAAAAAGGAACAGGAAAAGAGAAAACgtgaattaaatattaaagaaataaaaaatatggatAGAAAATTACAATCGATTGAAGACTTCATCATCGATGAAACCATAAAATATACAGGAGCACATGAAG GTATAGCAAATCCTGATGAAATAAGGCGATTGAAGGACCATGTGCTTTCACGCTTAGCTACAGCATACAGTTTAGAAAAAATGCGCCGTGCTTTggaaaaaatgagaaaatatgtTGAAGCTGATGATCATTTACAGCGCAATCTCATCGAACCGGACGATAGTAGTGAAAATGGATTAGAAAAAAGATTATCTGTGAAGAAGGAACAGGCGACTGAACcagatatagaaaataatag TTTATCCTCGGAAAATGATATAACAAAGGAGATTAACGTGAAACCAATGGCAGATAAGACCGACTTAAAAAGTCGtgatatttcgaaaaatttaagaaaacttaaGAAGAAATTTAATGGTTATGTCCGTTATCCGGAGTTACCCAACAACTTTAGTGATAACGACAAGGATGTCGGTGTTGGACTTTATGAGACGTTAAATGATGCATATTTGGGCAATAAAAACTACGTGATTGGCTCGAATCAGTGTCCTTTAATTGAAGCAATGGCAGAACGTTGTAGTGGTGTAGAACTTCTAAGTGGGGATACCAATCAAGACCTCTTACCTATTTGTGGAGTACACCAGATCTGTTATTTATGT GGAACTTCGCAAATAGCTTGCGATTATCACTATTTGGCCGAGGTCGATTCCGTTTGTGGTAACAACAATGATTGTCAAGTGGCGGCTCGTTCAATATTGATGATATTGCGTGGCAGTCAAAGCCAGCAACTTGGACCAAAAGAATGTATGAAGAATTCGTGTTTACGCAGTGCCATGCGAGAGATTGGTTTGTAG
- the LOC106618047 gene encoding uncharacterized protein DDB_G0283697 isoform X3 — protein MNLANYFIILIQLFCVASASLVQRSPYSLQGAVDELHHRDVGKYPLNSPPSQQYYFNGAFNTGTEQDYWNDDFQPTSVFREREVQKTPASITVPERSELTKEFLRDIEDAQELEREDRFKEALRNLWEKYQQQENDIEDNSLEEKKRIRMPPFYMLMQKKRSYPVLPWLPYSERKKRYPVAKRSTKTSYSENMNLGKTDEKVAKELSELFGSSSSAASDEKKKRSTDEQTQTSINDSLKVPTIRNGTLLVVPSKNENVTVLLDEHSLHHHSYENSHDSPHVGHTQKEHKHRKRSDRHGSHESHEEEEGSTESEERGEEEGEEDDEEEFEEEDLENRKKKRDLNIAKKFLRNDPFPSARITNPRQKKSIDWSTYFGIDRKKKYTKGPNVSMYSSEEEDDKKEQEKRKRELNIKEIKNMDRKLQSIEDFIIDETIKYTGAHEGIANPDEIRRLKDHVLSRLATAYSLEKMRRALEKMRKYVEADDHLQRNLIEPDDSSENGLEKRLSVKKEQATEPDIENNSLSSENDITKEINVKPMADKTDLKSRDISKNLRKLKKKFNGYVRYPELPNNFSDNDKDVGVGLYETLNDAYLGNKNYVIGSNQCPLIEAMAERCSGVELLSGDTNQDLLPICGVHQICYLCGTSQIACDYHYLAEVDSVCGNNNDCQVAARSILMILRGSQSQQLGPKECMKNSCLRSAMREIGL, from the exons ATGAATCttgctaattattttattattttaatacaactATTTTGTGTGGCAAGTGCTTCATTGGTTCAGCGGTCACCCTATTCCTTACAGGGAGCTGTGGACGAGTTACATCATCGGGATGTTGGAAAATATCCATTAAATTCACCACCTTCACAACAATACTACTTTAATGGTGCTTTCAACACTGGTACCGAACAAGATTACTGGAATGATG actTTCAACCCACTTCGGTATTTCGAGAACGTGAGGTTCAAAAGACTCCTGCAAGCATTACAGTTCCTGAGCGTTCTGAATTAACAAAAGAGTTCTTACGTGATATCGAAGATGCCCAAGAACTTGAACGCGAAGATCGCTTTAAAGAAGCATTGCGTAATCTATGGGAGAAATATCAACAGCAGGAGAATGATATTGAAGACAATAGCCTCGAAGAAAAAAAACGCATCCGAATGCCTCCCTTCTACATGCTAATGCAAAAGAAGCGCTCATATCCTGTACTTCCATGGTTACCCTATTCAGAACGTAAGAAACGTTATCCAGTCGCGAAACGTTCAACTAAAACGTCGTACAGTGAAAATATGAATTTGGGGAAAACTGATGAGAAGGTGGCCAAAGAGTTGAGCGAATTGTTTGGATCTTCTTCGTCTGCAGCAAGCGACGAAAAAAAGAAACGTTCCACTGATGAACAAACACAAACTTCTATCAATGATTCTCTTAAAGTGCCAACTATTAGAAATGGTACGCTATTGGTGGTTCCGtctaaaaatgaaaatgtaacggTATTGTTAGACGAACACAGCCTTCATCATCACAGTTATGAAAATAGTCACGATAGTCCCCATGTTGGCCATACACAAAAAGAACACAAGCACCGAAAACGCAGCGATCGTCATGGCTCTCATGAGAGTCATGAAGAGGAAGAGGGAAGCACTGAATCTGAAGAGCGAGGAGAGGAAGAAGGTGAAGAGGATGACGAAGAAG AATTCGAAGAAGAAGACCTAGAAAACCGTAAGAAAAAGCGAGATTTAAATATCGCAAAGAAATTTCTTCGAAATGACCCTTTTCCATCAGCACGCATAACTAATCCGAGGCAAAAAAAATCCATAGACTGGTCAACATATTTTGGGATAGATCGCAAAAAGAAATATACTAAGGGTCcaaa TGTTTCTATGTATTCTAGTGAGGAGGAAGATGATAAAAAGGAACAGGAAAAGAGAAAACgtgaattaaatattaaagaaataaaaaatatggatAGAAAATTACAATCGATTGAAGACTTCATCATCGATGAAACCATAAAATATACAGGAGCACATGAAG GTATAGCAAATCCTGATGAAATAAGGCGATTGAAGGACCATGTGCTTTCACGCTTAGCTACAGCATACAGTTTAGAAAAAATGCGCCGTGCTTTggaaaaaatgagaaaatatgtTGAAGCTGATGATCATTTACAGCGCAATCTCATCGAACCGGACGATAGTAGTGAAAATGGATTAGAAAAAAGATTATCTGTGAAGAAGGAACAGGCGACTGAACcagatatagaaaataatag TTTATCCTCGGAAAATGATATAACAAAGGAGATTAACGTGAAACCAATGGCAGATAAGACCGACTTAAAAAGTCGtgatatttcgaaaaatttaagaaaacttaaGAAGAAATTTAATGGTTATGTCCGTTATCCGGAGTTACCCAACAACTTTAGTGATAACGACAAGGATGTCGGTGTTGGACTTTATGAGACGTTAAATGATGCATATTTGGGCAATAAAAACTACGTGATTGGCTCGAATCAGTGTCCTTTAATTGAAGCAATGGCAGAACGTTGTAGTGGTGTAGAACTTCTAAGTGGGGATACCAATCAAGACCTCTTACCTATTTGTGGAGTACACCAGATCTGTTATTTATGT GGAACTTCGCAAATAGCTTGCGATTATCACTATTTGGCCGAGGTCGATTCCGTTTGTGGTAACAACAATGATTGTCAAGTGGCGGCTCGTTCAATATTGATGATATTGCGTGGCAGTCAAAGCCAGCAACTTGGACCAAAAGAATGTATGAAGAATTCGTGTTTACGCAGTGCCATGCGAGAGATTGGTTTGTAG
- the egr gene encoding protein eiger isoform X2 has product MQVRLDLTNQDELGDYGNEYDTVIIDQPKISHTGGGKLRQGGEQYTVHADHSENEFDYTEFRNQLPIMNYDEDEDGEAKNYIINDNSKRNEDLDDINVMEISDDGDLYKDFSKFNASRKNNTSARNPRAIESELFSKGNPKSEIIGLRKSADEGSLDTLNHPKKMVILRLPILGKELSDVKHEQNISAMEQKTSKQSHGRGMDHRKYKNSIVRKAKSARQIQAIANAPAAHFHLNHKIPDRFASIRIDSFSGDMYIGHPSWSNEIDVDKYFKVENGVLTVYETGLYYVYAQVCYNNTHDQNGFVIFHGHKPFLQCLNTVPTNMPHKIHTCHTSGLIYLKEHETIHLRDFHSDRNAILKESNNRSYFGLIKI; this is encoded by the exons atgcAGGTACGACTGGACCTGACGAATCAGGACGAACTGGGCGATTATGGAAATGAG TACGATACCGTAATTATTGATCAACCAAAAATATCACATACTGGTGGTGGAAAATTACGCCAAGGTGGTGAACAATATACAGTGCACGCTGATCATTCCGAAAATGAATTTGATTACACTGAGTTTAGAAACCAATTGCCCATAATGAACTATGACGAGGATGAAGATGGTGAAGctaaaaattacattattaatgACAATTCTAAAAGAAATGAAGATTTAGATGATATTAACGTAATGGAAATATCAGATGATGGCGATTTGTACAAAGATTTTTCCAAATTCAATGCCTCACGAAAAAATAATACAag TGCGCGTAATCCGCGTGCGATTGAATCAGAACTATTTAGCAAAGGCAATCCAAAATCTGAAATCATAGGCTTAAGAAAAAGTGCTGATGAAGGATCTTTGGATACGCTTAATCACCCAAAGAAAATGGTGATACTTAg GCTGCCAATTTTAGGTAAAGAATTATCAGACGTTAAAcatgaacaaaatatttcagcTATGGAACAAAAAACTTCAAAGCAATCTCATGGGAGAGGAATGGACCaccgaaagtataaaaattctaTTGTAAGGAAAG CTAAATCCGCGCGTCAAATACAAGCTATAGCGAACGCTCCCGCCGCACACTTTCATTTAAACCACAAAATACCAGACCGTTTTGCCAGCATTAGAATCGATT cTTTTTCTGGGGACATGTATATTGGTCATCCCAGTTGGTCAAATGAAATTGACGTCGATAAGTATTTCAAAGTGGAAAATGGCGTATTAACAGTATATGAAACAGGCCTTTATTACGTATACGCTCAAGTTTGTTATAATAATACTCATGATCAGAATGGATTTGTAATATTTCATGGTCATAAGCCATTTCTTCAATGTTTAAATACTGTACCAACGAACATGCCACACAAGATTCATACTTGCCACACTAGCGGTCTTATATACCTAAAGGAACATGAAACAATTCATTTACGGGATTTTCATAGTGATAGAAATGCTATTTTAAAGGAGTCCAATAATCGGAGCTATTTtgggttaataaaaatataa
- the LOC106614421 gene encoding prenylated Rab acceptor protein 1: MSKIEEGKVEISGAMNVPKEQQKLQLDFSSFTNFQKIPSPMDLIQLTRKYIRPWSEFINTSNFKTAASMPRLTNRFVRNISYFQSNYIFIFVLLMIYCLITSPLLLLILGAVAYGCHKIKKAQIPISIFGQQLGTNHQIMVINVASVPILYLAGAGAVLFWTLGASCFVISLHAVFYNIDAIVTEENEGFLSEVV; this comes from the exons ATGTCGAAAATAGAGGAAGGAAAAGTGGAAATTAGTGGCGCAATGAATGTCCCCAAAGAGCAACAGAAACTGCAATTGGATTTTAGCAG TTTCACGAACTTTCAAAAAATACCAAGCCCAATGGATCTCATACAgttgacaagaaaatatatacgCCCATGGTCTGAATTTATTAATActtcaaatttcaaaacagCAGCGAGCATGCCACGTTTAACGAACAGATTTGTGCGCAATATAAGTTACTTCCAAAgcaattacatatttatatttgtattactGATGATATACTGTCT catCACATCGCCGTTATTACTACTAATTTTGGGTGCTGTGGCATACGGATGCcataaaattaagaaagctCAAATACCTATCTCTATTTTTGGACAGCAGCTTGGAACTAATCATCAAATAATGGTTATTAATGTTGCCTCTGTGCCAATTTTGTACTTGGCAGGTGCGGGTGCCGTATTGTTTTGGACATTAG gcGCATCTTGTTTCGTTATCTCATTGCATgctgtattctacaatattgatgcAATTGTAACTGAAGAAAATGAAGGATTTCTTTCAGAGGTTGTGTAA